In Perca fluviatilis chromosome 11, GENO_Pfluv_1.0, whole genome shotgun sequence, the following proteins share a genomic window:
- the LOC120569101 gene encoding 3-keto-steroid reductase/17-beta-hydroxysteroid dehydrogenase 7-like, with amino-acid sequence MEKVVLVTGANSGIGLALCERLLTEDSQLLLCLACRNMKRAKDARSALLTSHINAHIDLLHLDVGCVQSVLAAAQELKARYNRIDFLYLNAGIMPNPQVDVKALFKGLFSRNVINMFATAEGLLTQQDRLNSDGLQEVFATNLFGHFLLIRELEPLLCPGCQTSRIVWTSSSNARRSAFSIEDIQHRNGMEPYSSSKYASDMLSLALNRHKNSQGLFSSVICPGLVMTNLTYGILPSFFWTLILPIMWLIRIFTNTFTLTPYNGAEALHWLFVQNPESLDPRAKYHSLTSGLGKNYTQPRQMDIDEQMSEILYSKLLELEKVVRRKQSEGNADK; translated from the exons CGGCATTGGCCTGGCCCTGTGTGAAAGGCTGCTGACTGAGGATAGCCAGCTTCTTCTGTGTCTAGCCTGCAGAAACATGAAGCGGGCCAAGGATGCCCGCTCTGCCCTCCTGACCTCTCACATCAATGCACATATTGACTTACTGCACCTCGATGTGGGCTGTGTGCAGTCAGTGCTCGCTGCTGCTCAGGAGCTCAAGGCCAG GTACAACAGAATTGACTTTCTGTATTTAAATGCAGGAATTATGCCCAACCCACAAGTGGATGTCAAAGCTTTGTTCAAGGGTCTGTTCTCAAG GAATGTCATCAACATGTTTGCGACAGCAGAGGGTCTCTTGACTCAACAAGACCGCCTCAACTCAGACGGCTTGCAGGAAGTTTTTGCCACCaacctcttcggtcattttctCCTG ATCAGGGAGCTGGAGCCCCTGCTGTGTCCGGGATGTCAAACGTCCAGGATAGTGTGGACATCCTCGAGTAACGCCCGCCGCTCTGCCTTCAGCATCGAGGACATTCAGCACAGAAATGGGATGGAACCCTACAGCTCCTCCAAGTATGCATCAGACATGCTCAGCCTGGCACTCAACAGACACAAGAACAGCCAG GGGCTGTTTTCCTCTGTAATATGTCCAGGACTGGTGATGACTAATCTGACCTATGGCATCCTCCCCTCCTTCTTCTGGACCCTCATCCTGCCCATCATGTGGCTG ATTAGGATCTTTACCAACACATTTACGCTCACACCATACAACGGAGCAGAGGCGCTG CACTGGTTATTTGTTCAAAACCCTGAGTCTCTGGATCCAAGAGCAAAGTATcacagtttaacatcaggacTTGGAAAAAACTACACTCAGCCTCGACAG ATGGACATCGATGAACAGATGTCTGAGATCCTCTATTCAAAGCTTCTCGAACTTGAGAAAGTAGTGAGAAGGAAACAGAGTGAGGGGAATGCAGACAAGTAA